One Streptomyces lincolnensis genomic region harbors:
- a CDS encoding AMIN-like domain-containing (lipo)protein — MRRISATVAALVLAGAGLGAAATSAAAAPAAAACPTGWGSGDKGTVGSSIIPLTNVRAGQHECYDRLVFDVPGGGSEIGHYVGYVDEFHQLASGKQIPVAGGAILEVRVAAPSYDPHGGGAVYPGRAGQPLPGVDVSGYTTFRDTRFGASFEGETQIGLGVRARLPFRVIQLPDRLVVDVAHSWTSTG, encoded by the coding sequence ATGCGACGCATCTCAGCCACTGTGGCGGCACTGGTTCTGGCGGGGGCCGGACTGGGCGCGGCGGCGACCAGCGCCGCCGCCGCACCGGCCGCGGCCGCCTGCCCGACGGGCTGGGGCAGCGGGGACAAGGGCACGGTGGGCTCCAGCATCATCCCGCTGACCAACGTCCGGGCCGGCCAGCACGAGTGCTACGACCGCCTGGTGTTCGACGTCCCCGGCGGCGGCAGCGAGATCGGCCACTACGTCGGATACGTCGACGAGTTCCACCAGCTCGCTTCGGGGAAGCAGATACCCGTGGCCGGCGGGGCCATCCTCGAAGTGCGGGTCGCCGCGCCGAGTTACGACCCGCACGGCGGCGGGGCCGTGTACCCGGGCCGGGCGGGCCAGCCCCTGCCGGGTGTGGACGTCAGCGGATACACCACCTTCCGGGACACCCGGTTCGGCGCCAGCTTCGAGGGCGAGACCCAGATCGGGCTGGGCGTCCGGGCCCGGCTGCCGTTCCGGGTGATCCAGCTGCCCGACCGCCTGGTGGTCGACGTGGCGCACAGCTGGACGAGCACCGGCTGA